Proteins encoded within one genomic window of Raineyella fluvialis:
- a CDS encoding DUF4194 domain-containing protein, with product MTESGSTEPEAFGTRSEAYGEDAFGAPADPEVLPDQARRALATLLTSRYITRSGHPAAWEGLIDNEPRIRARLADMFLDLVIDHEHDVAFKRQVDDPDAPIVLRREKPLGKDATLLLVHLRQLHAFTDAADAAVAITLNEATDFLARFRDPSDTDEAGFQRDVETALRGVERLGLLRPDPDVPDTWVVSPAVVALVTPDRLAAIRDQMQVLAGGERSAPETAPDPDIEQTDAAEEAEDA from the coding sequence ATGACTGAATCCGGATCGACCGAGCCCGAGGCCTTCGGCACCCGCTCCGAGGCGTACGGGGAGGATGCCTTCGGCGCCCCCGCGGACCCGGAGGTGCTGCCCGACCAGGCTCGCCGCGCCCTGGCGACCCTGCTGACCTCCCGCTACATCACCCGCAGCGGACACCCGGCGGCGTGGGAGGGGCTGATCGACAACGAGCCGAGGATCCGCGCCCGGCTGGCCGACATGTTCCTCGACCTGGTCATCGACCACGAGCACGACGTCGCCTTCAAGCGCCAGGTCGACGACCCGGACGCGCCGATCGTGCTGCGGCGGGAGAAGCCACTGGGCAAGGACGCGACCCTGCTGCTCGTCCACCTGCGCCAGTTGCACGCGTTCACCGACGCCGCCGACGCGGCCGTGGCGATTACTCTGAACGAGGCCACCGACTTCCTGGCCCGGTTCCGCGATCCCAGCGACACCGACGAGGCGGGCTTCCAGCGCGACGTCGAGACCGCCCTGCGCGGGGTCGAACGGCTCGGGCTGCTGCGTCCCGACCCCGACGTCCCTGACACCTGGGTCGTCTCCCCGGCCGTGGTCGCCCTGGTGACCCCCGATCGCCTGGCGGCCATCCGTGACCAGATGCAGGTCCTCGCCGGGGGCGAGCGATCGGCCCCGGAGACGGCCCCGGACCCGGACATCGAACAGACGGACGCCGCAGAGGAGGCAGAGGACGCATGA
- a CDS encoding DUF3375 family protein yields the protein MVRSRDPEDGRLMYELSDNALRALRIVRDTSGESSTVSDSRLGSISDAVRRLADMASPDLDAHIARLDARIAELEERREALLAGDVRPATEEEMRRQFDEVRRLLASLPADFRQLTTMIERRHHAVAAGVSSTGTPKGAAVEEFLHEHDLLAQTPEGRAYRGFSDLLVSREAESLRSDIDLILDQEFAATTLSDNDRASLRTLMSSLLEEEHEVEAAYTRWTASLRRFLTRSSGGRHQRLLTLVDQVLEAGDELSRRSGRAMIEDVLGVGALDVRDMSQAALWQPSQEVKAHPLEALAPSGMLPEDRELMMVQAGTSTRAVASTVNDLVAAGPTTGAKVFAATPEACRRLVVLLGVLDLGLAHGRVDPGETERVTLITPSGRARDVLVPLVHFDGPLPLKDGGND from the coding sequence CTGGTCCGCAGCCGTGACCCCGAGGACGGCCGGCTGATGTACGAGCTGTCCGACAACGCGCTGCGCGCTCTGCGGATCGTCCGCGACACCTCGGGGGAGTCGAGCACCGTGTCGGACAGCCGGCTCGGCTCGATCTCCGACGCGGTCCGCCGGCTCGCCGACATGGCCAGCCCCGATCTCGACGCCCACATCGCCCGACTGGACGCGCGGATCGCCGAACTGGAGGAGCGCCGGGAGGCGCTGCTGGCGGGCGACGTACGCCCGGCGACCGAGGAGGAGATGCGCCGACAGTTCGACGAGGTCCGGCGACTGCTCGCCTCGCTCCCCGCCGACTTCCGCCAGCTCACCACGATGATCGAACGCCGCCACCACGCCGTCGCGGCAGGTGTCTCCAGCACCGGCACCCCGAAGGGGGCGGCGGTGGAGGAGTTCCTGCACGAGCACGACCTGCTCGCCCAGACCCCGGAGGGCCGGGCCTACCGCGGCTTCTCCGACCTGCTCGTCTCCCGCGAGGCAGAGTCATTGCGCAGCGACATCGACCTGATCCTCGATCAGGAGTTCGCCGCCACCACGCTCAGCGACAACGACCGCGCCTCGTTGCGGACGTTGATGTCCAGCCTGCTGGAGGAGGAGCACGAGGTCGAGGCGGCGTACACGCGGTGGACCGCCTCGCTGCGCCGCTTCCTCACCCGCTCCTCCGGTGGCCGCCACCAGCGGCTGCTGACCCTGGTCGACCAGGTCCTCGAGGCGGGAGACGAGCTCAGCCGCCGATCGGGACGGGCGATGATCGAGGACGTCCTCGGCGTCGGCGCCCTCGACGTACGCGACATGTCCCAGGCGGCGCTGTGGCAGCCGAGCCAGGAGGTCAAGGCACACCCGCTGGAGGCCCTCGCCCCGTCCGGGATGCTGCCCGAGGACCGTGAACTGATGATGGTCCAGGCCGGCACCTCGACCCGTGCGGTCGCATCGACGGTCAACGACCTCGTCGCCGCCGGCCCCACCACCGGCGCCAAGGTCTTCGCCGCCACCCCCGAGGCCTGCCGACGACTCGTCGTGCTCCTCGGCGTGCTCGATCTCGGCCTGGCCCACGGCCGGGTCGACCCGGGGGAGACCGAACGGGTCACCCTGATCACCCCCAGCGGCAGGGCGCGCGACGTCCTCGTCCCGCTGGTGCACTTCGACGGACCACTCCCGCTCAAGGACGGTGGCAATGACTGA
- a CDS encoding aspartate kinase → MPRIVQKYGGSSVEDAEAIKRVARRVLAAKQAGNDVVVVISAMGDTTDELMDLALQVSPMPKARELDMLLTTGERQSAALLAMALSDLGAEAQSYTGSQAGVLTTAKHGDARIIDITPGRIESALEEGNIVIVAGFQGVSQDTKDVTTLGRGASDTTAVALAAALNAEFCEIYSDVDGVFTADPRIVPNARRIPEISYEEMLEMAANGAKILHLRCVEYARREHVRVHVRSSFTDKPGTWVKPLKDIKKGPGMEQAMITGVAHERGEAKVTVVGVPDQIGRAAAIFTALGEADINIDVIVQNVSRVDTSRTEISFTLPTKDARKAIQTLKSIQDAVGFQELLYDDQIGKVSVIGVGMRSHPGVTAKFFKALADAGVNIGMISTSEIRISVVVDQDDVDKAVRAAHTAFGLDAEGEAVVYAGTGR, encoded by the coding sequence ATGCCCCGCATCGTCCAGAAGTACGGCGGATCGTCGGTGGAGGACGCCGAGGCCATCAAGCGCGTGGCCCGTCGTGTTCTGGCCGCCAAACAGGCTGGCAACGACGTGGTCGTCGTCATTTCGGCCATGGGCGACACCACCGATGAGCTGATGGACCTGGCCCTGCAGGTCTCGCCGATGCCGAAGGCGCGCGAGCTCGACATGCTCCTCACCACCGGCGAGCGTCAGTCCGCCGCGCTGCTGGCGATGGCGCTCTCGGACCTCGGGGCCGAGGCCCAGTCGTACACGGGTTCTCAGGCCGGCGTCCTCACCACCGCCAAGCACGGTGATGCCCGGATCATCGACATCACGCCCGGCCGCATCGAGTCCGCCCTCGAGGAGGGCAACATCGTCATCGTCGCCGGCTTCCAGGGCGTCTCGCAGGACACCAAGGACGTCACCACCCTTGGCCGGGGCGCCTCCGACACCACCGCTGTGGCCCTGGCCGCGGCACTCAACGCCGAGTTCTGCGAGATCTACTCCGACGTCGACGGCGTCTTCACCGCCGATCCGCGGATCGTCCCGAACGCTCGTCGGATCCCCGAGATCTCGTACGAGGAGATGCTCGAGATGGCGGCCAACGGGGCCAAGATCCTGCACCTGCGTTGCGTTGAGTATGCGCGCCGCGAGCACGTACGGGTGCATGTCCGCTCATCCTTCACCGACAAGCCCGGCACGTGGGTCAAGCCCCTCAAGGACATCAAGAAAGGACCTGGCATGGAACAGGCGATGATCACCGGTGTCGCGCACGAGCGCGGCGAGGCCAAGGTCACCGTGGTTGGTGTCCCGGACCAGATCGGCCGGGCGGCGGCCATCTTCACCGCTCTGGGTGAGGCCGACATCAACATCGATGTCATCGTCCAGAACGTCTCCCGCGTCGACACCTCGCGTACGGAGATCTCCTTCACCCTGCCGACGAAGGACGCCCGCAAGGCGATCCAGACGCTCAAGTCCATCCAGGACGCGGTCGGTTTCCAGGAGCTGCTCTACGACGACCAGATCGGCAAGGTTTCGGTCATCGGCGTCGGCATGAGGTCCCACCCCGGCGTCACCGCCAAGTTCTTCAAGGCGCTCGCCGATGCGGGCGTCAACATCGGCATGATCTCCACCTCCGAGATCCGCATCTCGGTCGTCGTCGACCAGGACGACGTCGACAAGGCCGTCCGGGCCGCCCACACCGCATTCGGCCTTGACGCCGAGGGCGAGGCAGTGGTCTATGCGGGGACCGGCCGCTGA
- a CDS encoding GNAT family N-acetyltransferase, with protein sequence MSDLRVRFNPDRSRWEALLDGDEVGHLDYQVKCGIVEMSGSPSEGTANADPESEDVLASLVRAGLQQAKEDGLTVVATSPEVDEFLATHPDAVSGSD encoded by the coding sequence ATGTCCGATCTTCGTGTCCGCTTCAACCCGGATCGTTCGCGGTGGGAGGCGCTCCTCGACGGTGACGAGGTGGGCCACCTCGACTACCAGGTGAAGTGCGGAATCGTCGAGATGTCCGGGAGCCCCTCCGAGGGGACGGCCAATGCCGACCCCGAGAGTGAGGATGTGCTCGCTTCGCTGGTCCGCGCCGGGCTTCAGCAGGCCAAGGAGGACGGCCTCACGGTTGTCGCCACCAGCCCGGAGGTCGATGAGTTCCTCGCGACCCACCCCGACGCGGTGAGCGGATCGGACTGA
- a CDS encoding DUF1707 SHOCT-like domain-containing protein produces the protein MTSDPGSGDAQRPLPRIGDAERQAAVDELSEHYVAGRLDDAEFNERMDSALQARTIPDLIPLFADLPTLNPLAPWSQPTQPPPLSAYGPPALPRRPGTDLTAAGPTEQGWMSLVRGLRPIIWPIAIALIIFAHVPAPLVIFLAIVLTVASSRMLGSTRHQELPPGPQGPGPGPGDRPSGDPPNRS, from the coding sequence ATGACGAGCGACCCCGGCTCCGGTGACGCCCAGCGTCCGCTCCCCCGCATCGGCGATGCCGAACGACAGGCGGCGGTGGACGAGTTGTCCGAGCACTACGTCGCTGGCCGGCTCGATGACGCCGAGTTCAACGAACGCATGGACTCGGCGCTCCAGGCCCGTACGATCCCGGATCTGATCCCCCTGTTCGCGGATCTGCCGACCCTCAATCCCCTGGCTCCTTGGTCCCAGCCGACGCAGCCGCCGCCCCTGAGTGCGTACGGTCCCCCCGCGCTCCCGCGTCGCCCCGGCACCGACCTCACGGCCGCGGGCCCCACGGAGCAGGGCTGGATGAGCCTGGTACGCGGGCTGCGGCCCATCATCTGGCCGATCGCCATCGCCCTGATCATCTTCGCCCACGTTCCCGCGCCGCTGGTGATCTTCCTGGCGATCGTCCTCACCGTCGCCTCGTCGCGCATGCTCGGAAGCACCCGGCATCAGGAGCTACCCCCGGGACCCCAGGGGCCCGGCCCCGGTCCGGGCGACCGCCCGTCGGGAGATCCGCCGAACCGCTCCTGA
- the ileS gene encoding isoleucine--tRNA ligase, with the protein MTQEISLDAQVEPRDPAAQAHFEGAYHAVPAQIDLPAMEHRILDFWAAHDVFARSEQRTRNGKRWTFFEGPPTANGMPGTHHIEARVFKDIFPRFRTMQGYYVERKAGWDCHGLPVELAVEKELGINGKPEIETYGIEAFNAKCRESVGRHVDAFRELTDRMGYWVDLDNAYWTMNSSYVESVWWSLKEVYERGMLSQDERVAPYCPKDGTTLSDHEVAQGYETVTDTTAFVRFPVTSGPYAGTADLVIWTTTPWTLLANTTVAVGPDLTYVTASDGTSTVIVAEDNVANALGEGWTVQDRFLGSTMEGWTYQRPFEVVDQPGHAFFVVLEDYVATGEGTGLVHQAMAYGEDDFQSSKRHGIELVNPIGPDGHFYPDLDVVGGLFFKDADKAVLADLGRRGLLFGTLDHEHPYPHCWRCHTPLMYYATPSWYIRTTRIKDALLRENEGTTWYPETIKWGRYGDWLNNNVDWALSRTRYWGTPLPIWINDETGDQVCIGSLAELGELAGRDLADLDPHRPFIDEVTFTKPGVPGTYRRVPEVIDAWYDSGSMPFAQWGYPYVDGSQDAFKHAYPADFICEATDQTRGWFYSLMAVGTAVFDRSSYKNVLCLGHILAEDGKKMSKHLGNILEPIPLMDRHGADAVRWFMAASGSPWAARRVGDTAMQEIVRKVLLTYWNSASFLALYADANGWAPENADGSRKAVPVAARPVLDRWLVSETNVLVRDVTAALEDFDSQRAGQLLAEFVDNLSNWYVRRSRRRFWRGDDSALITLHDTMEVLTRLMAPMVPFLTEHVWQQIVVPVDRNAAPSVHLTEWPVADASVIDEDLDEAMALTRRVVELGRGARAEAKVKIRQPLSRLLIAGDSYARLDASLREEIADELNVEAIASFASAGDLVDYSAKGNFRNLGKRFGKQTPKVAAAIAAADAAALHDALARDGKATVDFDGGTEVGPDDVLITERPREGWSVLNEQGETVALDLELTPELVKAGVARDVIREVQEARKTSGFEVSDRISLVWSVLDGQTAAATGEAVREHATLIADEVLAVEMAEGSVPEDGFSIEELGLRFAVARQG; encoded by the coding sequence ATGACGCAGGAGATCTCCCTGGACGCGCAGGTCGAGCCGCGCGATCCCGCCGCGCAGGCGCACTTCGAGGGCGCCTACCACGCGGTCCCGGCCCAGATCGACCTCCCCGCGATGGAGCACCGCATCCTGGACTTCTGGGCGGCGCACGACGTGTTCGCCCGCTCGGAGCAGCGGACCCGCAACGGGAAGCGCTGGACCTTCTTCGAGGGCCCGCCGACCGCGAACGGCATGCCCGGCACGCACCACATCGAGGCGCGCGTCTTCAAGGACATCTTCCCGCGTTTCCGGACGATGCAGGGCTACTACGTGGAGCGGAAGGCCGGCTGGGACTGCCACGGCCTGCCCGTCGAGCTCGCCGTCGAGAAGGAACTCGGCATCAACGGCAAGCCGGAGATCGAGACGTACGGCATCGAGGCGTTCAACGCCAAGTGCCGCGAGTCGGTCGGGCGCCACGTCGACGCGTTCCGTGAACTGACCGACCGGATGGGCTACTGGGTCGACCTCGACAACGCCTACTGGACGATGAACTCCTCCTACGTCGAGTCGGTCTGGTGGTCGCTCAAGGAGGTGTACGAGCGCGGGATGCTCTCGCAGGACGAACGTGTCGCCCCGTACTGCCCGAAGGACGGCACCACGCTGTCCGACCACGAGGTCGCCCAGGGCTACGAGACGGTCACCGACACCACCGCGTTCGTCCGCTTCCCGGTGACCTCCGGGCCGTACGCCGGAACGGCCGATCTGGTCATCTGGACCACGACGCCGTGGACCCTGCTGGCCAACACCACCGTGGCCGTGGGCCCCGACCTGACCTACGTCACCGCCTCCGACGGCACCTCGACCGTGATCGTGGCCGAGGACAACGTGGCGAACGCGCTGGGCGAGGGGTGGACGGTCCAGGACCGCTTCCTCGGCTCGACGATGGAGGGCTGGACCTACCAGCGGCCGTTCGAGGTCGTCGACCAGCCCGGGCACGCGTTCTTCGTGGTGCTCGAGGACTACGTCGCCACAGGTGAGGGCACCGGCCTGGTGCACCAGGCGATGGCGTACGGCGAGGACGACTTCCAGTCGAGCAAGCGCCACGGGATCGAGTTGGTCAACCCGATCGGCCCCGACGGACACTTCTACCCCGACCTCGACGTGGTGGGTGGCCTGTTCTTCAAGGACGCCGACAAGGCGGTGCTGGCGGATCTGGGCAGGCGCGGGCTGTTGTTCGGCACGCTCGACCACGAGCACCCCTATCCCCACTGCTGGCGCTGCCACACCCCGCTGATGTACTACGCGACGCCGTCGTGGTACATCCGTACGACGCGGATCAAGGACGCGCTGCTCCGCGAGAACGAGGGCACCACCTGGTACCCCGAGACGATCAAGTGGGGTCGCTACGGCGACTGGCTGAACAACAACGTCGACTGGGCGCTGTCGCGGACCCGCTACTGGGGCACGCCGCTGCCGATCTGGATCAACGACGAGACCGGTGACCAGGTCTGCATCGGCTCGCTGGCCGAACTCGGTGAGCTGGCCGGGCGCGACCTGGCCGACCTCGACCCGCACCGGCCGTTCATCGACGAGGTGACCTTCACCAAGCCCGGCGTGCCCGGCACCTACCGGCGCGTGCCGGAGGTCATCGACGCCTGGTACGACTCCGGGTCCATGCCGTTCGCGCAGTGGGGCTACCCGTACGTCGACGGATCGCAGGACGCCTTCAAGCACGCCTACCCGGCGGACTTCATCTGCGAGGCGACCGACCAGACGCGCGGCTGGTTCTACTCCCTGATGGCGGTCGGCACCGCGGTGTTCGACCGGTCGTCGTACAAGAACGTGCTCTGCCTCGGCCACATCCTGGCCGAGGACGGCAAGAAGATGTCCAAGCACCTCGGCAACATCCTCGAGCCGATCCCGCTGATGGACAGGCACGGTGCCGACGCCGTGCGCTGGTTCATGGCCGCCTCCGGGTCGCCGTGGGCGGCGCGCCGGGTGGGCGACACCGCCATGCAGGAGATCGTCCGCAAGGTGCTGCTGACGTACTGGAACTCGGCCTCGTTCCTCGCCCTCTACGCCGACGCGAACGGCTGGGCCCCGGAGAACGCCGACGGCAGCCGCAAGGCCGTACCCGTGGCGGCCCGCCCGGTGCTGGACCGCTGGCTGGTCTCGGAGACGAACGTGCTGGTGCGCGACGTCACCGCGGCGTTGGAGGACTTCGACTCGCAGCGCGCCGGTCAGCTGCTGGCGGAGTTCGTCGACAACCTGTCGAACTGGTACGTCCGCCGCTCGCGGCGCCGTTTCTGGCGCGGCGACGACTCGGCACTGATCACGCTGCACGACACGATGGAGGTGCTGACCCGCCTGATGGCGCCGATGGTGCCGTTCCTCACCGAACACGTCTGGCAGCAGATCGTCGTGCCGGTGGACCGCAACGCCGCACCGTCGGTGCACCTGACCGAGTGGCCGGTTGCCGACGCCTCGGTGATCGACGAGGACCTGGACGAGGCGATGGCGCTGACCCGTCGGGTGGTCGAGCTGGGCCGCGGCGCCCGGGCCGAGGCGAAGGTGAAGATCCGCCAGCCGCTGTCCCGGCTGCTGATCGCCGGCGACTCGTACGCCCGGCTGGATGCCTCCCTGCGTGAGGAGATCGCCGACGAGCTCAACGTCGAGGCGATCGCGTCGTTCGCGTCCGCGGGTGACCTGGTCGACTACTCGGCGAAGGGCAACTTCCGCAACCTCGGCAAGCGCTTCGGCAAGCAGACCCCCAAGGTCGCCGCGGCCATCGCCGCCGCCGACGCGGCCGCCCTGCACGACGCGCTCGCGCGGGACGGCAAGGCGACGGTGGACTTCGACGGCGGCACCGAGGTGGGCCCGGACGACGTCCTGATCACCGAACGCCCCCGCGAGGGCTGGTCGGTGCTCAACGAACAGGGCGAGACGGTCGCGCTCGACCTGGAGCTGACGCCGGAACTGGTCAAGGCCGGTGTGGCGCGCGACGTGATCCGCGAGGTGCAGGAGGCCCGCAAGACCTCAGGCTTCGAGGTGTCCGACCGGATCTCGCTGGTCTGGAGCGTGCTGGACGGGCAGACCGCCGCGGCCACGGGCGAGGCCGTGCGTGAACACGCGACCCTGATCGCCGACGAGGTGCTGGCCGTGGAGATGGCCGAGGGATCGGTGCCGGAGGACGGGTTCTCGATCGAGGAGCTGGGGCTTCGGTTCGCGGTGGCTCGGCAGGGCTGA
- a CDS encoding LuxR C-terminal-related transcriptional regulator: MTPRPRVVVIDDSTLVREAFGLVHPGVEVVGAWPTIEPLLEQRPSADLVVLDLHLVADDPDVRQGTAAIGAVSAAGYRICLYTDESRPLVLARCLQAGAQGLVRKSAPSAVAEADFREAAAGGAVLPPSLLSLTELLDRRGGLPELTERQRQVLSARARGERWASIAQRLFITERVAREHMEAVSNKLSRCLRDASPADLERMLGTGPGDLVD; the protein is encoded by the coding sequence GTGACGCCCCGGCCCCGCGTCGTGGTCATCGACGACAGCACGCTCGTCCGCGAGGCGTTCGGCCTGGTCCACCCGGGCGTCGAGGTCGTCGGCGCCTGGCCCACGATCGAGCCGCTGCTCGAGCAGCGTCCCTCGGCCGATCTTGTCGTGCTCGACCTGCACCTGGTGGCCGACGACCCCGACGTACGTCAGGGGACGGCGGCCATCGGGGCGGTGAGCGCGGCCGGCTACCGGATCTGCCTCTACACCGACGAGAGCCGCCCGCTGGTGCTCGCGCGGTGTCTCCAGGCGGGCGCCCAGGGGCTGGTGCGCAAGAGCGCTCCGAGCGCCGTGGCCGAGGCGGACTTCCGGGAAGCGGCCGCCGGTGGCGCGGTGCTGCCGCCGTCCCTGTTGAGCCTCACCGAACTCCTGGATCGTCGTGGCGGGCTGCCGGAACTCACCGAACGCCAGCGCCAGGTGCTGAGTGCCCGCGCGCGGGGTGAGAGATGGGCGTCGATCGCGCAACGCCTGTTCATCACCGAGCGGGTGGCGCGCGAGCACATGGAGGCCGTGTCGAACAAGCTGTCGCGCTGCCTGCGGGATGCCTCCCCGGCGGATCTGGAGCGGATGCTCGGCACCGGGCCCGGGGATCTGGTCGACTGA
- a CDS encoding sensor histidine kinase encodes MGDDKGRWWLRVATLGTDGHDPRDDAELALGVIFVVLGAGVVTQALIAMPAGLPLAAARAWYLALTMTLSGVVVGGCIGTLRRGTVPAAPWGWASLVLSLAAMPAFTHIMPGSELLGSWTVSVFGFAQLSVAAAGVWMHSVPRTFLLSVAVGGYYYWLLIAAGGPYGQVSVVANALNYPVFALAISLVSQYWRILAQRTHDAHQEALLATRQMELDRYRMTVHDTSGILRLLGDEATPDEVLPAVRRQALAEANRLRHYLASPTGGAGRVGEADSGRVRLGDVLGEAVDGFADLPLELSTALGADALLVASDAVAVAQAVETLLHNVRRHARASTVWVHADTTGDRWEVVVRDDGVGFTADPATYGFGLRTQVLAALTKRGIAVEIDSAPGEGCAVTLSGPVAVPDAREHR; translated from the coding sequence GTGGGGGACGACAAGGGGAGATGGTGGCTGCGCGTCGCCACGCTCGGCACCGATGGGCACGACCCACGCGACGACGCCGAGCTGGCCCTGGGAGTCATCTTCGTCGTGCTCGGCGCCGGCGTCGTCACCCAAGCGCTGATCGCCATGCCTGCCGGTCTTCCATTGGCCGCGGCAAGGGCCTGGTACCTCGCCCTCACCATGACGCTGAGTGGCGTGGTGGTCGGCGGCTGCATCGGGACGCTGCGTCGGGGGACCGTCCCGGCCGCGCCCTGGGGATGGGCGAGCCTCGTCCTCTCCCTCGCAGCGATGCCCGCGTTCACGCACATCATGCCCGGGTCCGAACTGCTCGGCTCCTGGACCGTCTCGGTCTTCGGTTTCGCACAGTTGAGCGTCGCCGCGGCCGGGGTATGGATGCACTCCGTGCCGCGGACGTTCCTGCTCTCCGTGGCAGTGGGTGGTTACTACTATTGGCTCCTGATCGCCGCCGGGGGCCCCTACGGCCAGGTGTCGGTGGTGGCGAACGCCCTCAACTATCCGGTCTTCGCCCTCGCCATCTCGCTGGTGTCGCAGTACTGGCGGATCCTCGCGCAGCGGACGCACGACGCCCATCAGGAGGCGCTGCTGGCCACCCGACAGATGGAGCTCGACCGCTACCGGATGACGGTGCACGACACCAGCGGCATCCTGCGCCTGCTCGGTGATGAGGCGACCCCAGACGAGGTGTTGCCCGCCGTCCGCAGGCAGGCCCTGGCCGAGGCGAACAGGTTGCGCCACTACCTCGCCTCTCCCACGGGAGGAGCCGGGCGCGTCGGCGAGGCGGACTCCGGGAGAGTCCGGTTGGGGGACGTGCTCGGCGAGGCGGTGGACGGCTTCGCGGACCTGCCGCTGGAACTGTCGACGGCCCTCGGGGCCGACGCCCTCCTGGTGGCGTCCGACGCGGTGGCCGTCGCGCAGGCGGTGGAGACCCTGCTGCACAACGTACGGCGCCATGCCAGGGCCTCGACGGTCTGGGTGCACGCCGACACGACGGGCGATCGCTGGGAAGTCGTCGTCCGCGACGACGGGGTGGGATTCACCGCCGACCCCGCGACGTACGGCTTCGGCCTCCGCACGCAGGTGCTGGCTGCCCTGACGAAGCGGGGGATCGCCGTCGAGATCGACTCGGCCCCCGGCGAAGGCTGCGCGGTCACCCTCTCGGGACCGGTGGCGGTCCCGGACGCCCGGGAGCATCGGTGA
- a CDS encoding HAD family hydrolase: MPSPDAVVARPRVVATDLDNTLLRTDRTVSPRTEAALRAAADAGVLVVPVTARQRVGVLAVAPQFVQLAEAFGGWAVCSNGALGLDLVTGQRFFEATMTVDAQRDLIARLAEAVPDVRFCAIRDGGDGFLVEAGYAELSVWEDHSRDPRTMQVVDRAALADCPNLKMVVRHPVLSTRDLLAAFAGLGLTGLRATSSGAPFLEISAAGIGKAYGLQRLTALLDVPATQVVAFGDGLNDLDMLQWAGVGVAVANAEPELLAVADRIVPSCDQDGFAETLEALLS; this comes from the coding sequence GTGCCCTCACCTGACGCCGTCGTGGCCCGGCCGCGGGTCGTCGCGACGGATCTCGACAACACGCTGCTGCGTACGGATCGGACGGTGAGTCCCCGCACCGAGGCGGCACTGAGGGCTGCGGCCGACGCCGGGGTGCTGGTCGTGCCGGTGACCGCCCGCCAGCGGGTCGGGGTGCTGGCCGTCGCCCCCCAGTTCGTCCAACTCGCCGAGGCCTTCGGCGGCTGGGCGGTGTGCTCCAACGGCGCCCTCGGCCTCGACCTCGTGACGGGGCAGCGATTCTTCGAGGCGACGATGACGGTCGACGCCCAGCGTGACCTGATCGCGCGGCTGGCCGAGGCCGTGCCGGACGTACGCTTCTGCGCGATCCGTGACGGCGGCGACGGCTTCCTCGTCGAGGCCGGCTACGCCGAACTCAGCGTCTGGGAGGATCACAGCCGTGACCCCCGGACGATGCAGGTGGTGGATCGCGCGGCCCTCGCCGACTGCCCGAACCTCAAGATGGTCGTCCGTCACCCGGTGCTCAGCACTCGGGACCTTCTCGCCGCGTTCGCGGGGCTGGGGCTGACGGGCCTGCGGGCGACCTCCTCCGGCGCGCCCTTCCTCGAGATCTCCGCCGCCGGCATCGGCAAGGCGTACGGCCTGCAACGGCTGACCGCGCTGCTCGACGTGCCCGCCACCCAGGTCGTCGCGTTCGGTGACGGCCTCAACGACCTCGACATGCTCCAGTGGGCGGGCGTCGGCGTGGCGGTCGCCAACGCCGAGCCCGAACTGCTCGCCGTCGCCGATCGGATCGTGCCGAGCTGTGACCAGGACGGCTTCGCCGAGACCCTCGAGGCGCTGTTGTCCTGA
- a CDS encoding YbaB/EbfC family nucleoid-associated protein, producing MTEGLPEMPQGFDMNALMQQAQAMQAQVQQAQAELAVTSISGSAGGGLVTVVMTGSGEVTSVSIKPEACDPEDTESLGDLIVAALRDANNQAAALAQQKLGPLAGGMGFGL from the coding sequence ATGACCGAGGGATTGCCCGAAATGCCCCAGGGATTCGACATGAACGCACTGATGCAGCAGGCGCAGGCCATGCAGGCCCAGGTGCAGCAGGCCCAGGCGGAGCTTGCCGTCACCTCGATCTCGGGCAGTGCCGGGGGCGGGCTGGTCACCGTGGTGATGACCGGCTCCGGTGAGGTCACCTCGGTGAGCATCAAGCCCGAGGCCTGCGACCCCGAGGACACCGAGAGCCTCGGTGACCTGATCGTGGCTGCCCTGCGCGACGCCAACAACCAGGCCGCCGCCCTCGCGCAGCAGAAGCTGGGCCCGCTCGCCGGCGGGATGGGTTTCGGTCTCTGA